GCGGCCAGCTTTCCGTTCGAGGAAACCCCCGATCAGGAAGCCGCCATCAACGCCGTGGTCAACGACCTCACCGCGCCCCAGCCCATGGACCGGGTGATCTGCGGCGACGTCGGCTTCGGCAAGACCGAGGTGGCGATGCGCGCGGCGTTTCTCGCCGTCCAGTCCGGCCGCCAGGTGGTCGTGCTGGTGCCCACCACTCTGCTCGCCCGCCAGCACTTCGAAAACTTCCGCGACCGCTTTGCCGATACCGCCGTCACCCTCGGCCTGCTGTCGCGCTTCACCGGCGGCAAGGGCGCCACCGAAGCGCTGGAGAAAGTCAAAAGCGGCCAGACCGATATCGTCATCGGCACCCACAAGCTGCTGTCGAAAAGCGTCGAGCTGCCCCACATGGGGCTTTTGATCATCGACGAAGAGCACCGCTTTGGCGTCGCGCAAAAGGAAAAGCTCAAGACCCTGCGCGCCGAGATCGACATCCTCACGCTCACCGCCACGCCCATTCCGCGCACGCTCAACATGGCCATGAGCGGCATTCGCGATCTGTCGATCATCGCCACCCCGCCGGCACGCCGGCTGTCGGTGAAGACCTTTGTCCAACAGCGCGCCGACGGCGTGATCAAGGAAGCGCTGCTGCGCGAAATACTGCGCGGCGGCCAGGTGTACTTCCTCCACAACGAGGTCAAGACCATCGACACCGCCGCGGAGAAAATCCGCGAGCTGGTGCCCGACGCCCGGGTGGCAGTCGCCCACGGACAGCTCCCCGAACGTGACCTGGAGCGGGTGATGTCGGACTTCTACCACCGCCGGTTCAACGTGCTGGTATGCTCCACCATCATCGAAAGCGGTATCGACGTGCCCAGCGCCAATACCATTGTGATCGAGCGCGCCGACAAGTTCGGCCTGGCCCAGCTGCACCAGCTGCGCGGCCGCGTGGGCCGCAGCCACCACCAGGCCTACGCCTACCTGCTCACCCCGCCGCCCAAGGCCATGACCCGGGATGCGGTCAAGCGGCTCGAGGCCATCAGCGCCTCGGACGATCTGGGTGCAGGCTTCACGCTTGCCAGCCACGACATGGAGATTCGCGGCGCCGGCGAGCTCTTGGGCGACGAGCAGAGCGGCCAGATGGAAGCCATTGGCTATACCCTCTACATGGAAATGCTCGACCGCGCGGTGAAAGCCATCCGCGCCGGCAAGACACCCAACCTCGAGGCGCCTTTCGACAGCGGCGTGGACATCAGCCTGAATCTCCCGGCGCTGATTCCCGATGACTATATCCACGACGTGCAGCAGCGCCTGGTCATGTACAAGCGGATTGCCAATACCCAGAGCGACGACGAGCTCAGGGAGCTGCAGGTAGAGCTCATCGACCGCTTCGGCCTTTTGCCCGAGCCGCTCAAACACCTGATCCGCCAGACCCGGCTCCGCCAGCGCGCCGAACCGCTGGGCATCAGCCGCCTGGAAGCCGGCGAGACGCGCGGCCGGATCATCTTTGCCGCCGATACCCGGGTAGACCCGATGACCCTGGTCAGCCTCATTCAGCAGGCGCCGGACACCTATCGCCTGGACGGCTCTGATACCCTGCGCTTCACGCTGCCCATGGAAAGCGCAGAGGCGCGCTTTGAACAGGTCGAATCCCTGTTGCACACCCTCAACCAGAAACCCCCAGCCCCCTGAGACGTACAAGGACACGATATGAAAGCCAACGCTGCCCCTCGCCGTTTGACCACGGCCCCCGCCGTCACGCTGCTGGCCGCTGCTATCGGCGCTGCCTGCCTCACCCTGCCTGCCAGTGCCACGGCGGCTTCGCTCAAGGAAGCGAACGCCGAGAGCCCCAGCGCTGACAGCGAGTCTGCCACCACGCTTTTGGAAAACGCCCGCGCCCTGACAGCCAAGAGCAAGGCCTCGACGCCCGAGCAGGCCGCCGACGACGACACGCCGGATGCCGGCCCCAACGACCTGCCCCGGGGGCAGTTTCATCTCCCCGAAGAAGGCGACGTGATCGGCAAGCAATATACGGTCACCGTCAAGGACCAGGAGCAGACGCTGGTCGACATTGCCCGAAAGCACAACATCGGCTACGAAGAGATGCGCATGGCCAACCCCGGTGTCAGCCTTTGGGTGCCCGGCGAAGGCACCGAAGTCAATCTTCCCAGCCGCTATATCCTTCCCGACGTCAAGCGCGAAGGCATCGTCATCAACCTTTCCGAGCTACGCCTTTACTACTATCCGGCAAACAAGCCGGGCATCGTCGAGACCTACCCGGTCAGCGTCGGCCGTGAAGAATTCGCTACCCCGGTAGGCGTCACCAAGACCACGCAAAAGGTCAAGGACCCGGCCTGGGCGCCGCCGGCCTCCATGCGCCGGGAAGCCGCCGAGCGCGGCGAACCTGCCCCCGAAGTGGTGCCCGCCGGCCCGGACAACCCCCTGGGGCGCCACGCTATCCTGCTGGGTCTGCCAAGCTACCTGATCCACGGCACCAACCGCCCCGAAGGCGTGGGCATGCGCGTCAGCCGCGGCTGCATCCGCATGTACCCCGAGGATATCGAGTCGCTGTACGAGCGGCTGCCGGGCAGCACCCGGGTCAATATCATCGACGCGCCGTTCAAGGCCGGCTGGGACAGCGACGGCAGCCTGCTGGTGCAGTCGTTCCCGCAGCTGGAAGAAAACAGCGAAGATTTCGAACCGCTGCTCAACGCTCTGGAAATCATCGAAGCGAAAACCGGCGAAGACGGGGTCGAAATCGACTACAAGCGCGTCAAGCAGGCCATCGAAGATCCCGACGGCAGTATCCTGGCACTTTCCGGCCCTCAGGCAGAAGCGCCCCGAGAAAGCGACGAAAACCGCAACACCGCCACTCTGCTGAAAAACCTCCAGCTGAAATCCCGGCCCGAGGAAAAAGGCGACGCCGCCGACTAACCCCGTCGTCCGGACAACAAAAAACCCTGCCGCAGCAGGGTTTTTTTGTGCTATGTCAAAGCCGCCGCAAAGGGCAGCTGCCCCTTGCGGTTTCCATGCGGCTTACTTCTGCATGGAGCGCTCGAACATGCGGTTCATTTCTTCACGGTTCTTCTCGGACATCTGCAGTGCAGCACGTGCGTCACGCTGTGCCTGCTTGGCAGTGTTCATCGCCTGAGACGCAGTGCTCTGCGCTTCAGCGGCATCAGCCTGAGCGGATTCTGCCGTGGTGCGAACTTCTTCCAGTGCGCTGGTAGAAGCACAGCCGGCCAGGATAGCCAGAGAAGCGGCAGCGGCAGACATTTTCAGGGTCGTCTTCAGAGTCATGGTGTTCTCCTTGAATCTTCCTTGGTGCTACATTAATGAAACGACAGGCATAAGGCTAAAGCCCTAATACATGCTTGTCTACCTGCAATTTGCAGGTTTACTGCAGCGACATGTGCCGCGAAGCACAGACGCGAGACGCTGTTGTATTATAGCCAACAACGTTTGTCTAGCATCCTATGTTCAAATGCTGAAACTTTGAACAATCTTCGACAACAACACCTTAGCGAATAACGACACGGGTGCCAATGCCGACAAGCTCTTCCAGCTGTTCAATTTGCGTATCGGTCATGGCCACACAGCCCTGGGTCCAGTTCATGCGCCGATGGATATCGGGGTCGGCCTCTCCCAGCCCGTGCAGGCCAATGGCGCCGCCCAGCACGGTATCCTGGGGCGGCTTCCCGTAGCGGCGGTAGTGATCGAAATACGCCTGGTAATCCTCGCGGGAATAAAGCCCGGTGCGCAGGGCCATACGCGCGTGATCGGGTGTGGGGTAGTCCACGCCCATGAACAGGTGCCAGCGGCTGTCGAAGTTGAAGCGGTTGACGCGAAACTCGCCTCTGGGGGTTACGCTACCGCCGCTGATGCGCTGGTTCTCCGCCCCGCCGCGCCCCAGCGATACCGGCGCAAAGTGCTGGATACGCTCGCGGCCGCGGTAAACGTCGAGCGACAGCTTTCGTCCGTCCACCAGCACCCAGACTTCGCCGGGAAATCGCGGATGCACGGCCTCCTCCAGCTGCTGCTCGACCAGATCATGAAAGGCAAGCTCGGCCAGGAAGCCGGCGCTGGCCGGCGCGGCATGGACGGTAAGAAAGGCGGCGGTACCGGCCAGAAAGCGGCGACGATCCAGAGGCATAAGGCATACTCTTGTCAGGAAAATAAACGGTACAGGGGCCGCTACCCTCAGCTAGATATCGCTGAAATCCTCGAACTGCGAGACAATCCGCCGTACCTCGGCTTCGTGACCTTCAGCCAGCGAGCTGAAGAACTCCTCCTCGGCCGGAATCACAGCCTTTTTCGCACGATACTCGTAAAGCTCCTGTAGCGCGTTGTGCGCTTCCGTCGACGTCTGCAGCGCCGCTTCGATGCTGTCATAGGTGGCGTACTGGGCCAGGCGTTCAAGCCCCGGCGGCTGGGGAAAGTCGCCCGGGTCGTCGAACCAGGTGTTGAGCACCTCCTGGTGGACGGAGCCTTCTTCCAGCGCCTCCTCGAGCCCGGATTTCATGCGCAGCTCCTGGCTTGCCAGGTAATTCAGCGCCATTTGCAGGCGTTCGCTTTCCGCGTCCCTGGCCCGATCGCCGAACTGACGAGCCATCCGCCCGTGAAAGTCGGCCGCCCAGTCAATCAGATCGCGTACTTGATTATAGCGCATATACCTCTCCTTTTAGGCTTGGGGCACGCCATCTGTCAGGGCTATCGCAGTTGAGCGAACTGCCGGATAAGCGCCAATAGGTAGTCGTCGTTCCAGCCTGCTTGTTTCCGCTTGCCTTTCATTGAGCCCTTGGAAGGCTCCAGTTTGGCGACGTTAAGCGCCAGTCGACGTAGCAACGCCAGGTTTTCGGCACTGTGCCCACGCCGGCTCCGGTTCTGATCTTCCTGCATCGTGACGTCGAGCACCCAGTGAAGGTGATTCTCGATGCCCCAGTGCTGGCGTGTTACCTCAATGAGCTGATCTGGTGACAGCGCATCGCTCAGCAGGTAGTCGGCGGTCTCCTCTGTGGCCTGCTCAGCCAGCTCACGGCGGCGAGTGATGCGCCCCACGGCCTTCAGGCCTGGCCACTGATGGGCGCTCTGCAGCCAGTCAATATCGGTGATCACCGTCGCCTGGCGTGACTCGACACGGCCATGACCGCTGTCAACGTGGGGCTCACCGGCGCTTGCTGTCTCCATCATGAATTGAACGTCGTCGAGCAAAGCCCTCTGGTTGTCTTTGACCGCCAGGGCATAGTGCCCGCCTTCCTCCGTAATCTGCTGGGAAAGGGCCCGCTGGCAATGCATGGCGTCGGCCGTCACCGTCACGCCAGAGAGAGACAGAAGCTTGAGCAGCTCCGGTACCGCCGTGATCTCGTTGGATTTTTCATCGACGGCGCGCTGGCCCAACACCAGGCGCTGATCGGCGGCCCAGACGCTGACAAGGTGGAGCGGCGACTTCGCTGCCGCTCGATCGTAGGAGCGCCGGAGTGTCTTGCCATCCACCGCGACGACTCCTTCTACCTGTTCCGCGAAGCGTGACATGAAGGAGAGAAAATGGTCGTGAAAGGCCGCCGGATCCAGGTGGCGAAAGACCCGGCTGAACGTGTCATGGCTGGGGATACCATGGGGCAGCGACAGGAAACGGCGCAGGAACGCTTCCTTTGACTGCCCGAACAACGCCATATCTGAACAGTCCTCCGCCCCGCAGAGGACCGCACACAAGGCAATGAACAGGATCTCATCAAGCTCGTGACGGGCGTTGGTGCCCCTGGGATCGGGCAGATCAGAAAAGCAGCTGGTGACAGATGCCATATCACTCCTTGATGCCGGCACAGAAGGGATACTGGTCAGAGTGCCTATGACGTGGGCTGCGTGTCTATGGATGACTGCTTATCTAACTGCGATAGCCCTGCGCCATCTGTGTGTGACCTTGGCAGCATGCCACGGGTTCAGACCTGCTGCACGCAACAGAAGACGTTTTTTTACGGCGTCCCGGCGAAGCCGGTATGTCCCGCCCCGCTCGGGCGTTACTTCTTGCGTTTGTCCTCTACCTGCCATCTGCCATCTTCAAAGGTGGCCTTCCACCCCGTGGCCTTGCCGTTGTCGTCGGTCATGACAAACTGGGCCTTTTGCTTACGCGAAAAGCGGATCTGCGCCGGGCGACCGTCGGGATCTTCGCTTGGCGCATCGAGAATAAAGCGGTATTTCTCCGGCAGCTCGTCGGCGTGGGCCTTGAGCTCCTTGACCAGAGGCGGGCGGGTTTCGCGATTCTTGGGAAACTTGCTCGCCGCCAGAAACAGCCCGCTGGCGCCGTCGCGGAGCACATAGTGATCGTCGACCTTCTGGCAGGCAAGCTCGGGCATGGGAATCGGGTCCATCTTGGGCGGCGCCACCTCGCCGCTGCGCAATAGCTTGCGAGTGTTCTTGCAGGCTTCGTTGGTGCAGCCGAAATATTTGCCGAAGCGCCCGGACTTCAGCTGCATCTCGTGGCCACACTTGTCACACTCGATGACCGGCCCGTCGTAGCCCTTGATCTTGAACTTGCCTTGCTCGACCTCGTAGCCGCCGCAGTCGGGACTGTTGCCGCAGATGTGCAGCTTGCGCGTCTCGTCGATGAGGTAGCTGTCCATGGCGGTTTCGCACCGCGGGCAGCGGCGCTTGGCGCGCAGAGCGTCGGTTTCGGCGTCAACGCCGGCGTCAGCGGCGACGGCCTCTTCGCCGGGAATCAGGTCAATGGTGGTCTTGCAGCGCTCCTTGGGCGGCAGGTTATAGCCGCTGCAGCCCAGAAAGACGCCGGTGGAGGCGGTGCGGATCTGCATATGGCGACCGCACCTGGGGCAGTCGATATCCGTGGGCACCGGCTGGTTGGGGCGCATTCCGTCTTCGCTTTCGGCCCGGGCAAGCTCGTCGCGGAACTCGTGGTAGAAAGCGTCCAGCAGCGCCCGCCAGTTGCGCTCGCCCTCGGCCACGTCGTCCAGCTCGTCTTCCATGCGCGCCGTAAAAGAGTAGTCCATGAGGTCGGGGAACGACTCCTTCAGCCGCTCGGTGACGATATCGCCGAGCTTTTCGGCGTAGAAGCGCCGGTTTTCCAGCTTGACGTAGCCGCGATCCTGGATGGTGGAAATAATCGCGGCGTAGGTCGACGGCCGGCCGATGCCCTGCTTTTCCAGCTCCTTCACCAACGCGGCCTCGGTATAGCGCGCCGGCGGTTTGGTGAAGTGCTGCTGGGGATCCAGGGCGTCGAGAGTCATGAGCGTGCCCTCGGCCAGGTCGGGCAGACGCTGGTCTTCGTTCTTGCCCGAGGGCTTCATTACCCGAGTATAGCCGTCGAACTTCAGCACCCGGCCCCTGGCACGCAGCTCATAGCCGTCAACGTCAATGCTCAGGGTGCTGGAAAGATACTCGGCCGGGGTCATCTGGCAGGCCACGAACTGGCGCCAGATAAGCTCGTAAAGACGCTCGGCGTCGCGCTCCATGCCGGCAAGGTCGGTCGCCCGGGTTTCGACGTTCGACGGACGAATGGCCTCGTGAGCCTCCTGGGCGCTTTCCTTGCTGGCGTAGCGGTTGGGCGTTTTGGGCAGGTAGCGCTTGCCGTATTCGTCACTGATGAAGCCGCGCGCGCTCTCCACCGCGTCTTGGGCCAGGTTAGTGGAGTCGGTACGCATATAGGTGATGTAGCCCGCCTCGTAAAGGCGCTGGGCCATGGTCATGGTCTTTTTTACCGAAAAGCCCAGCCGCCCGCTTGCCGCCTGCTGCAGCGTCGAGGTAATAAAGGGAGCGTTGGGCTTTGAGCGCGTGGGCTTGTCTTCCCGGGCGGTGATCGCCAGATCAGCAGTTTTCAGCCCGGCAATGCGCTCGAGGGTCTCGGCCTCGCTGACGGGGCGAAACGCCTCGCCGTTCTGGCGCGCCAGCACAAAGCGCACGGGTTCGCCCTCGGGCGTGACCAGATCGGCGTGAACGTCCCAGAACTCCTCGGGGATAAAGGCGCGAATTTCGCGCTCGCGCTCGACGATCAGCCGCATGGCCACCGACTGCACCCGCCCGGCGGAAAGCCCCCGCGCCACCTTGGCCCACAAAAGCGGCGACAGCATGAAGCCTACCACGCGGTCGAGAAAACGCCGCGCCTGCTGGGCTTCCACCCGGGGGATGTTCAGCGAGCCGGGGGCCTTGAAGGCTTCCTGGATGGCGTTTTGGGTGATTTCGTTGAACACCACGCGCTTGTAGCGATCTTCGTCGCCGCCAATGGCCTCGCGCAGGTGCCAGGCAATGGCCTCGCCCTCGCGGTCCAGGTCCGTTGCCAGGTAAACCGCATCGGCGTCGGCGGCGAGCTTTTTCAGCTCGGCCACCACCTTTTCCTTGCCCGGCAGCGTTTCGTAATGCGCCTCCCAGCCGTTGTCCGGGTCGATGCCCATGCGGCGGATCAGCTGGGTATGCGCCTTGCGCTTTTTATAGGCGGCCTTTTCGTCCGGCGACATCTTGCGCGTGGCGGCGGCCTGCCGTGCCCGCGCCTTGGGATCGGTAGCCGTTTTACCCGAGCCGCTGGTCGGCAGGTCACGGATATGACCCACGCTCGACTTGACGATGAAATCGCGGCCGAGATACTTGTTGATCGTTTTCGCCTTGGCCGGCGACTCAACGATGACCAGTGACTTGCCCATAGTGCTCCACTTAATACCGTGCCGACAAAAATAAAACGGCGGTTGAACAGACGTATCGCGCTGCCTGGCCCATTTTGCGCGAGTGAAAAAATGCGCCTACCCTAACCTACGCCCAAACGAAGCGCTAGCCCGGCCGACGCAATGGCGGGGGCCATCGCCGTTAGCCACGGCCATCCGAGCCGAGACTATCTGTCCCTCTTTTTCCGGGCAATGACTCTGGGTATGGCCATCGGCGACAGCCCCGGGACAAAGGTCGGGAAAATATCTCGCGCGGCGGTAATCATGTTACATTGACCGCATTTACCGACGCATCCATTGGCGTGCTGGCGCCCCGATTATCGGCGGCATGGCCCGTCATCGCACAGTAGAGGCTCTTATCAGTCATGAGCAACGATACCTTGCAGCGCGTGCAAAGCGGCGAAAAATTCCGCAACGATCGCGGTATGTCAGTCATCAAGGACGGAATCAAGCAGCGCAAGGCGGCGGCTGACGCCGAGCCCGATGCTTCGCTTGCGCGCAAGCCCAAGTGGCTGCGCGCGCGGGTTCCCGGCGGCGAGCGCTTTGAGGCGGTGAAAAAAAACGTCGCCAAGCACAACCTGAGCACCGTGTGTGCCGAGTCCCACTGCCCCAACCTGGGCGAATGCTGGAGCAACGGCACCGCCACCATCATGCTGATGGGCTCGGTATGCACCCGTGCCTGCCGCTTCTGCGCGGTGGATACCGGCAACCCCCAGGGCTGGCTGGACAAGGACGAGCCGGCCAACACCGCCAACTCGGTGGAGCTGATGG
This DNA window, taken from Halomonas piscis, encodes the following:
- a CDS encoding 2-hydroxyacyl-CoA dehydratase; protein product: MRYNQVRDLIDWAADFHGRMARQFGDRARDAESERLQMALNYLASQELRMKSGLEEALEEGSVHQEVLNTWFDDPGDFPQPPGLERLAQYATYDSIEAALQTSTEAHNALQELYEYRAKKAVIPAEEEFFSSLAEGHEAEVRRIVSQFEDFSDI
- a CDS encoding ISAs1 family transposase yields the protein MASVTSCFSDLPDPRGTNARHELDEILFIALCAVLCGAEDCSDMALFGQSKEAFLRRFLSLPHGIPSHDTFSRVFRHLDPAAFHDHFLSFMSRFAEQVEGVVAVDGKTLRRSYDRAAAKSPLHLVSVWAADQRLVLGQRAVDEKSNEITAVPELLKLLSLSGVTVTADAMHCQRALSQQITEEGGHYALAVKDNQRALLDDVQFMMETASAGEPHVDSGHGRVESRQATVITDIDWLQSAHQWPGLKAVGRITRRRELAEQATEETADYLLSDALSPDQLIEVTRQHWGIENHLHWVLDVTMQEDQNRSRRGHSAENLALLRRLALNVAKLEPSKGSMKGKRKQAGWNDDYLLALIRQFAQLR
- the topA gene encoding type I DNA topoisomerase; translated protein: MGKSLVIVESPAKAKTINKYLGRDFIVKSSVGHIRDLPTSGSGKTATDPKARARQAAATRKMSPDEKAAYKKRKAHTQLIRRMGIDPDNGWEAHYETLPGKEKVVAELKKLAADADAVYLATDLDREGEAIAWHLREAIGGDEDRYKRVVFNEITQNAIQEAFKAPGSLNIPRVEAQQARRFLDRVVGFMLSPLLWAKVARGLSAGRVQSVAMRLIVEREREIRAFIPEEFWDVHADLVTPEGEPVRFVLARQNGEAFRPVSEAETLERIAGLKTADLAITAREDKPTRSKPNAPFITSTLQQAASGRLGFSVKKTMTMAQRLYEAGYITYMRTDSTNLAQDAVESARGFISDEYGKRYLPKTPNRYASKESAQEAHEAIRPSNVETRATDLAGMERDAERLYELIWRQFVACQMTPAEYLSSTLSIDVDGYELRARGRVLKFDGYTRVMKPSGKNEDQRLPDLAEGTLMTLDALDPQQHFTKPPARYTEAALVKELEKQGIGRPSTYAAIISTIQDRGYVKLENRRFYAEKLGDIVTERLKESFPDLMDYSFTARMEDELDDVAEGERNWRALLDAFYHEFRDELARAESEDGMRPNQPVPTDIDCPRCGRHMQIRTASTGVFLGCSGYNLPPKERCKTTIDLIPGEEAVAADAGVDAETDALRAKRRCPRCETAMDSYLIDETRKLHICGNSPDCGGYEVEQGKFKIKGYDGPVIECDKCGHEMQLKSGRFGKYFGCTNEACKNTRKLLRSGEVAPPKMDPIPMPELACQKVDDHYVLRDGASGLFLAASKFPKNRETRPPLVKELKAHADELPEKYRFILDAPSEDPDGRPAQIRFSRKQKAQFVMTDDNGKATGWKATFEDGRWQVEDKRKK
- a CDS encoding L,D-transpeptidase family protein, translating into MKANAAPRRLTTAPAVTLLAAAIGAACLTLPASATAASLKEANAESPSADSESATTLLENARALTAKSKASTPEQAADDDTPDAGPNDLPRGQFHLPEEGDVIGKQYTVTVKDQEQTLVDIARKHNIGYEEMRMANPGVSLWVPGEGTEVNLPSRYILPDVKREGIVINLSELRLYYYPANKPGIVETYPVSVGREEFATPVGVTKTTQKVKDPAWAPPASMRREAAERGEPAPEVVPAGPDNPLGRHAILLGLPSYLIHGTNRPEGVGMRVSRGCIRMYPEDIESLYERLPGSTRVNIIDAPFKAGWDSDGSLLVQSFPQLEENSEDFEPLLNALEIIEAKTGEDGVEIDYKRVKQAIEDPDGSILALSGPQAEAPRESDENRNTATLLKNLQLKSRPEEKGDAAD
- a CDS encoding Lpp/OprI family alanine-zipper lipoprotein encodes the protein MTLKTTLKMSAAAASLAILAGCASTSALEEVRTTAESAQADAAEAQSTASQAMNTAKQAQRDARAALQMSEKNREEMNRMFERSMQK
- a CDS encoding L,D-transpeptidase family protein, which encodes MPLDRRRFLAGTAAFLTVHAAPASAGFLAELAFHDLVEQQLEEAVHPRFPGEVWVLVDGRKLSLDVYRGRERIQHFAPVSLGRGGAENQRISGGSVTPRGEFRVNRFNFDSRWHLFMGVDYPTPDHARMALRTGLYSREDYQAYFDHYRRYGKPPQDTVLGGAIGLHGLGEADPDIHRRMNWTQGCVAMTDTQIEQLEELVGIGTRVVIR